CAAGTTGACCGGACAGGATGCAGCAGGACCTTCTGCACTGGACAAGGAACAGGACGGGGTTGCCTGCCGGGAGATGAGCGGCGTGGAGATCGCGGAGGTCAGGGAAGCCTTTGCCGCGGCCGCTCTGCGGGCCAAAAAAGCCGGGTTTGACGGAGTCCAGATCCATGCCGCCCATGGCTACCTGCTTAGCCAGTTTTTGTCCCCGTATTTCAACCGCCGGACTGATGAATATGGGGGGAGCCTGGAGAACAGGGCCGGGCTGCTGGTGGAGGTGGTGCAGGCTGTGCGGCAAAGGGTCGGGCCTGAGTATCCGATATTGGCCAAGATCAATGCCCAGGATTTCCTGCGGCCCGGACTGACAGCAGATGAGATGGTCCAGGTGTGCCTGTTGCTGGAGCGTGCCGGACTGGACTGCGTGGAACTCAGCGGGGGCACCCCATTGTCCGGGGACTATGTTCCGGTCCGCAAGGCCAAGGTGCGATCCAAAGAGGAAAGCGTCTTCTACCTCCAGGAAGCGCGGGAATACAAAAAGCGGGTTTCCCTGCCCTTGATCCTGGTCGGGGGTATCCGGAGCCTGTCCACGGCCCGGGACCTTATTGACCGGGGGATTGCCGACTATGTGGCCCTGGCCCGGCCCCTGATCCGGGAACCGGAACTCATCCGGCGCTGGAAGCAGGGCGATGAAAGTCCGTCGGCCTGCACTTCAGACAATCTTTGCTTCCGTCCGGCATCATCCGGGGAAGGGGTCTACTGCCTGACTGCGGTCAGAGAGAAGAAAAAAGAAGAGGGCTGAGAGCTGGGGGAGATGTTCATTGCCTGGGGAAACGAACAGGAATGCGCGTGCTTTTAAAAGATCCTCTTCCCCAGGCAGGAGGCCACGATCCCGGCGGCCACTTCCGCACTCTGGTTTCTGATATCCAGGACCGGATTGACCTCGGCCACATCCATGCTGACCATCATATGGGTCTCGGCAATCGCTTCCATGATCAGGTGGGCCTCCCTATAGGTCAGCCCGCCGGGCACCGGGGTGCCCACGCCCGGGGCAAAGGAAGGGTCCAGAGCGTCCAGATCGAAGCTGACGTGGAGGGAGTCGGACCTGGGGCACACCGTGTTCAGGACCAGTTCAATGACCGCTCCGATACCCATTCTGTCGATGTCAGTCATGGTGAACACGGTAACGCCCAACTGCTGGAGGTTCTCCTTTTCCAGGGGGTCAATGCTGCGCACTCCGATGACAGTGCAGTTTTCCGGCCGGATCTTGGGACCGAAGCCAAAGAGCTGAACCAGATCCGGGTGCCCCAGCCCCAGAGAGGCGGACAGGGCCATGCCGTGGATGTTTCCGGTTGGCGTGGTCTGTTCGGTATTCGCGTCTGGATGGGCGTCGATCCAGATCAAGCCGGGAATCATGCCCTTGCGCCTGCAGGCTGCGGCCAGGCCCGCGATGGAACCCAGGGCAATGGAGTGATCTCCGCCCAGGCACAGGGGCAGATGGTTCTGCATCAGGGAATCCTGAAACATCTGGGCCAAGTTCCTGGAGGCCTCCGCGATCTGGGGCATGAACTTCAGCTTCACGTTGTTCACAGCCTGGTCTTCCCGGTTGGGGACCAGGACATCCCCCAAGTCATCCACTGCATACCCCAGGTCCGCCAGCTTATCCTTGATCCCGGCGATGCGCAGGGCGGCCGCGCCCATGCCCACTCCCCGGCGGTCGGCTCCCAGATCCATGGGGAATCCAATGAGGTCAATGTTCATATTGGTAATCAGTGTCCATGAGCTGAACTCAAGAGATGGGAGGGGACAATGAGTCCCCGAGGTCGAGCCGGTCTGCTCCGCAAGCCCCGGGAACTCCAAAGCGCTGGGATCTACTTCCCGGACCCGATCAGGGGAAGCTCCTTGTCCACCTGGAAATAGACCAGGAACACGTCTCCGCGATGCATCCGCTCATCAGGGGCATAGCTCCGTCTGCGCAAGGCCTCGATCTTTTCTTCATCCTGCTCTTCACTGACTTTGGTCAGGAAAAAGCGCTTTCCCTTGTAGCCGGATCCCTCTTCCAGAAAGAGATACGCGGCCTTGGGGTTGGATTGCAGATTGGCGTGGGACAAGCGGTCGCGCATGATAAGGGCCAGGGTCCCGTCCTCCATGACGTGGGGGCGGGCGTACAACGCGCTGTCCACATTACCGTCCCTGTCTGCTGTGGACAGTACGCCGATGCCCTTGGTGTTTTCAAAGTAGGTGGTCAAGTCCATGCATATCTCCTTGTGGTTGTGTAGGTGCAGAAGTGTCTGCCGGTTAGCGGCTATGGGGCAAAATCCTGGGCAAACAGTTCCAAGTACTGCCCATAGCCTTCCTGTTGTAAGTCTTGAACTGGAATGAAACGAAGAGCCGCGGAGTTGATGCAGTAACGGGTGCCAGTGGGCTGGGGACCGTCGGGAAATACGTGCCCCAGGTGGGAGTCCGCGTGCCTGGAGCGGACCTCGGTCCGGGTCATGAACATGGACCTGTCTTTCCTGGTGACGATGTTGTCCGGCTCCAAAGGGCGGGTGAAGCTCGGCCAGCCGGTCCCGGAGTCGAACTTGTCTTTTGACGAGAACAGAGGTTCGCCGGACACGATGTCCACATATATGCCTTCCCTGGAGTTGTCCCAGTACTCATTGAGAAACGCCGGTTCGGTCCTGTTCTCCTGGGTTACCTTGTATTGCAGCTCGCTGAGCCGTGAGCGCAGGGCATCAGGGTCAGGCTTGCCTCGGTCTGGTTGGTTCTGAGTCCGGGCTTGGGGACTTGGTTCGTCCGGGGTGGCCCAATGGCTGGCGATGAAGGATTCGCGCCCGGACAGGGAGCTGTAGCTTGTGTAGCGCTGCGGATTTTTCCGGTAATAGTCCTGGTGCCATTCTTCGGCCGGAAAGAAGTTTTTTAACGGCTCGATTTTGGTTGCTATGGGCTGGTCAAAGCGTTTGGACACCTCCAAAGCGTGTTTTGAGGCCTCGGCAGTTTCCTTTTCCGCTTCGGTTTGATACAAAACAGCCGAAGAGTACTGATACCCCCGGTCGGCAAAGGATCCCGAATCGTCCGTCGGATCAAACATGGTCCAGAAGGCGTCTACCAGCTGGGCATAGGACACGAGTTGTGGATCATAGATGATCTTTACCGCTTCCCGGTGGCCGGTTGATCCGGAACAGACCTGTTCGTAGCTCGGGTTGTGCACATGGCCGCCGCTGTAACCGGATATTGCTTCCTGCACACCCGGTATCTTTTCGAATTTGGCCTCGATGCACCAGAAGCATCCTCCGGCGAAATAGGCCTCCTGTCTGTTTACTGTTTCCGTTGCCTTGGCAGTGGAGGCAAGACCTATTGACGATAGAATCATGAAAGCAATCAAGGTGTTCATGGCATCCTCTGGGGTGAAAGCGTGCACTGTAAATCCAGCGGCAAAGAGTACAATAATTATTCGTATGCGTTTGGCAAGCACACAGGGGACAAAAAGGCTCTTTGGCCCGCGAGCGTATTTGTTCAGGGGGCCTTGTCCCGCGAGGCGCTGAAGGCCTCCTGATTCCGGCTGATTGATAATTTTTCGTATCAGTCCCAACCCAGGGCTCCTGGCCAACAGTGAGCCACATGGCTGGTCACCGCCTCGCGGGACAAGGCTCCCTGAACTTTGGGAAGGGGGTCTGAACGATTACCCGCGAGCTGCTATGAGATGATTGTGATAACCGAAAAGTGATCAGATTTTGAGGTCGTGATCACCGAAAGTTGACCACCCCCAGGGGGGGCACCCCTATGATCGCCCTAATGGGCCAGCCTTGAAAGTGTAAACTGGTATTGATATTTTTATACTAAAAATGTATATTGGTTTTTACGCTTCTTGAGGGGGAAGTCTTGGATTATTGGTTTTCAGAGCAACAGGTCCGCCTGAGGAATCTCCCGGATACACAAAGATACCTGTATCCCAAAATTGATTGGTCTCTTCCCTGCCTTGGTATCCTTGGGGCCAGGGGGACCGGTAAGACCACAATGATGCTGCAACACCTGCTTGAGCACCACAAAGGATCTGCAAAAGCTCTCTATATATCCATTGATCACCCGAAGTTCCAGGCCATTTCCCTCTATGATTTTGGACGGGAGTTTTTCGCTTATGGTGGGCAAGTACTTTTCCTGGACGAGGTTCACAAATATGAAAATTGGGCGAGCCACATCAAGGCTCTTTATGACTTATGTCCCGGCCTGCAAATCATTTTCTCTGGATCAAGCATCGTACAGCTCCATGAGCAGGATGTAGACTTAAGTCGACGAGTTGTTTTGTATTCGTTACATGGTCTTTCCTTCAGAGAATTTCTTTTGTTTGAGTTTGGACTGTCTCTTTCTGCTCTTAGCTTGGAGGATATCTTAAAAGACCATGTAGGGATCGCCCAAGAGATTTCAGCACACATACGTCCTTTGGAGCACTTCGAGGGCTATCTTCGCTATGGCTATTA
This genomic interval from Desulfovermiculus halophilus DSM 18834 contains the following:
- a CDS encoding NADH:flavin oxidoreductase, which codes for MPELFRSSRIKEMVLPNRFVRSATWEGMATEKGEVTEQLNGLMQRLARGGVGLIISGHAYVLPTGKAGPWQLGVDSDGLVSGLSDMAGAVHEAGGRVILQLAHAGCQAPAKLTGQDAAGPSALDKEQDGVACREMSGVEIAEVREAFAAAALRAKKAGFDGVQIHAAHGYLLSQFLSPYFNRRTDEYGGSLENRAGLLVEVVQAVRQRVGPEYPILAKINAQDFLRPGLTADEMVQVCLLLERAGLDCVELSGGTPLSGDYVPVRKAKVRSKEESVFYLQEAREYKKRVSLPLILVGGIRSLSTARDLIDRGIADYVALARPLIREPELIRRWKQGDESPSACTSDNLCFRPASSGEGVYCLTAVREKKKEEG
- the rocF gene encoding arginase — protein: MNIDLIGFPMDLGADRRGVGMGAAALRIAGIKDKLADLGYAVDDLGDVLVPNREDQAVNNVKLKFMPQIAEASRNLAQMFQDSLMQNHLPLCLGGDHSIALGSIAGLAAACRRKGMIPGLIWIDAHPDANTEQTTPTGNIHGMALSASLGLGHPDLVQLFGFGPKIRPENCTVIGVRSIDPLEKENLQQLGVTVFTMTDIDRMGIGAVIELVLNTVCPRSDSLHVSFDLDALDPSFAPGVGTPVPGGLTYREAHLIMEAIAETHMMVSMDVAEVNPVLDIRNQSAEVAAGIVASCLGKRIF
- a CDS encoding pyridoxamine 5'-phosphate oxidase family protein, with protein sequence MDLTTYFENTKGIGVLSTADRDGNVDSALYARPHVMEDGTLALIMRDRLSHANLQSNPKAAYLFLEEGSGYKGKRFFLTKVSEEQDEEKIEALRRRSYAPDERMHRGDVFLVYFQVDKELPLIGSGK
- the msrB gene encoding peptide-methionine (R)-S-oxide reductase MsrB, whose protein sequence is MNTLIAFMILSSIGLASTAKATETVNRQEAYFAGGCFWCIEAKFEKIPGVQEAISGYSGGHVHNPSYEQVCSGSTGHREAVKIIYDPQLVSYAQLVDAFWTMFDPTDDSGSFADRGYQYSSAVLYQTEAEKETAEASKHALEVSKRFDQPIATKIEPLKNFFPAEEWHQDYYRKNPQRYTSYSSLSGRESFIASHWATPDEPSPQARTQNQPDRGKPDPDALRSRLSELQYKVTQENRTEPAFLNEYWDNSREGIYVDIVSGEPLFSSKDKFDSGTGWPSFTRPLEPDNIVTRKDRSMFMTRTEVRSRHADSHLGHVFPDGPQPTGTRYCINSAALRFIPVQDLQQEGYGQYLELFAQDFAP